The Pseudomonadota bacterium DNA segment CGGGAAAAAACCAGAGAGGCCGGCGCCCTGTTCATCGTCAACAACCGCCTGGATATCGCCATGCTCTGTGATGCGGACGGCATCCATCTGGGCAACAGCGACATCCCCGCCGATGAAGCGCGCCGCCTCTGCCCGGGAATGATCATCGGCGTCTCGGCCAACAGCGAGGAGCAGGCAGCTTCAGCCGATTCCCGGGGTGCCTCCTATTACAATATCGGGCCGCTTTTCCCCACCGAAACCAAGGCGGGGCTCAGCACGTTTCTGGGGCCCGGGGCAATCCGGCGCTTCTCCTCCCGGTCCCGGCTGCCGTTCACCGTTATGGGCGGAATAAAATACAACAATATCGAAGAGTTGATAGACTTTGGCGCCAGAAGAATCGCAGTGGTTACCGCCCTGACCCTGGCTGAAAATATCGCCGAAGAAACCAGACGCTGGGTGAAAGCTATCATCACTCCACCCGGCGCCGCACAGAAGACAGGGAATAACGAATGACCCCGGACGCAAAAAAAACGATGGCCGACCTTGTTCAGGAAATTCTTCTCCTGATGGAATACAATGCTCCTCCGGAAGAAAAGAAAAGCCTGATCACGGTTCTGGAAAAATATTCCTCGGACATTATCGCCTTAAAGGTCCTGCATCATTTTTACAGTTTTCTGCCCGAAGCGAGGGAAGACGGCATTACCAGAATTCACCGTCTTTCCTCCAAGGAAGGAGCTTTTCTGCTCTGTGCCAGGACATATATCGACAACTATCTCTATCTGGTTACCCGCGAAAGAGCGGAATTCCTG contains these protein-coding regions:
- the thiE gene encoding thiamine phosphate synthase produces the protein MDHIEHDRRMRIFTEQVTVYPVSCEKLCNGRSDLKWLDAVLAGGAKIVQLRDKESNDLTLFRKAVVFREKTREAGALFIVNNRLDIAMLCDADGIHLGNSDIPADEARRLCPGMIIGVSANSEEQAASADSRGASYYNIGPLFPTETKAGLSTFLGPGAIRRFSSRSRLPFTVMGGIKYNNIEELIDFGARRIAVVTALTLAENIAEETRRWVKAIITPPGAAQKTGNNE